Proteins encoded by one window of Vigna radiata var. radiata cultivar VC1973A chromosome 5, Vradiata_ver6, whole genome shotgun sequence:
- the LOC106761047 gene encoding GDSL esterase/lipase EXL3 — protein MAVFTKFLNCRTTSLILRLMLLLLLPLRTKGLVKLPPNISIPAVIGFGDSIIDPGNNNKVKTLVKCNFPPYGKDFDGGIPTGRFCNGKIPSDLLVEELGIKKLLPAYLDPNLKPDDLLTGVCFASGASGYDPLTPKIASVISMSEQLEMFKEYVEKLKQIVGVDRTNFILANSFFLVVAGSDDIANTYFVARARQLQYDIPAYTDLMCNSASDFVKELYGLGARRIGVLSAPPIGCVPSQRTLAGGLERECAGDYNYAAKLFNSKLSSKLDSLSDLADSRIVYIDVYNPLMDIIVNYKSYGYEVMDKGCCGTGKLEVAVLCNRLDATCSDASKYVFWDSYHPTEKVYKQLVAQILQNYLSRFF, from the exons ATGGCTGTGTTTACGAAGTTCTTGAACTGTCGTACAACCAGCTTGATACTCCGTTTGATGTTACTGTTACTTTTGCCGTTGAGAACGAAGGGCTTGGTGAAACTGCCACCAAATATTTCAATTCCCGCAGTAATAGGTTTCGGAGATTCGATCATTGACCCCGGCAACAACAACAAGGTTAAAACGCTGGTGAAGTGTAACTTCCCTCCTTACGGTAAAGACTTCGACGGAGGAATTCCAACCGGTCGATTTTGCAACGGAAAAATTCCATCGGATTTGCTAG TTGAAGAACTGGGTATCAAGAAGCTTTTACCAGCTTATTTGGATCCAAATCTCAAGCCAGACGACCTTCTCACCGGAGTGTGCTTTGCTTCCGGTGCTTCCGGATACGATCCTTTAACGCCAAAAATAGCG TCGGTGATATCAATGTCCGAACAACTAGAAATGTTCAAGGAATACGTAGAGAAGCTGAAACAAATTGTTGGAGTGGATAGAACCAACTTCATCTTAGCAAACAGTTTTTTCCTTGTGGTAGCTGGAAGTGATGACATTGCAAACACGTATTTTGTCGCTCGCGCTCGTCAATTACAGTATGATATTCCTGCTTACACAGATCTCATGTGCAATTCCGCTTCTGATTTCGTGAAG GAATTATATGGACTCGGAGCACGAAGAATCGGAGTATTAAGTGCACCACCGATCGGTTGCGTTCCGTCGCAAAGAACACTTGCCGGAGGCTTAGAAAGAGAGTGCGCAGGGGACTACAATTACGCGGCCAAGTTATTTAACTCTAAACTCtcaagcaagcttgattctctgaGTGACTTGGCCGATAGTAGGATCGTTTACATTGACGTTTACAACCCCCTAATGGATATCATTGTGAACTACAAAAGCTATG GCTACGAAGTTATGGACAAAGGCTGCTGTGGCACAGGGAAATTGGAGGTTGCTGTTCTCTGCAACCGTTTGGATGCAACTTGTTCCGATGCTTCCAAATACGTGTTTTGGGATAGTTATCATCCTACTGAAAAAGTATACAAACAGCTCGTAGCCCAGATCCTTCAAAACTATTTAAGTCGCTTCTTCTGA
- the LOC106762846 gene encoding GDSL esterase/lipase At3g14820, with product MELWNVVFVWCVLRLGFLHHTEAIVKLRGNETIPALILFGDSIVDTGANNNLITAFKSNFPPYGRDFHAAQPTGRFSNGKVPSDFVAEELGINEYSVTYTSPNLQPDDLLKGINFASGGAGYDPFTAQLASVVPLSEQLEQFKEYIGKLKANFGEAKTNFILSKSLVLVVSSSNDIANTYFASGIRKLDYDVPSYTDVLVQLASSFVKELYGLGVRRMGVFGAPPLGCLPFMRTMFGGLERKCREEINMASKLFNSKISSELHKLHQNWPQAKIVYINIYDPLLNIIQNPMKYGLEVVDRGCCGTGSVEAGILCNPLDLQTCTDDSKYVFWDSYHPTQRTYQILVGEILNKYVNNFS from the exons ATGGAGTTGTGGAATGTGGTGTTTGTGTGGTGTGTTTTGCGTTTGGGTTTTCTTCATCACACTGAAGCCATTGTTAAGCTACGAGGAAATGAAACAATCCCAGCACTGATTTTATTTGGAGATTCGATCGTAGACACAGGGGCTAACAACAACTTAATCACCGCGTTTAAGAGCAATTTTCCTCCTTATGGAAGGGATTTTCATGCTGCTCAACCAACAGGAAGATTCAGCAATGGCAAGGTTCCTTCTGATTTCGTTG CTGAAGAATTGGGAATCAACGAATATTCAGTTACATACACCAGTCCAAATTTGCAGCCTGATGATCTGTTGAAGGGAATCAACTTCGCTTCGGGTGGCGCAGGATATGATCCTTTCACCGCACAACTTGCC TCAGTAGTACCGTTATCTGAGCAACTGGAGCAGTTCAAAGAATATATAGGAAAGCTTAAAGCAAATTTTGGAGAAGCGAAAACGAACTTCATCTTGTCCAAAAGTTTAGTTCTTGTGGTATCAAGCAGCAACGACATTGCCAATACCTATTTTGCATCTGGAATTAGAAAACTGGATTACGACGTTCCCAGTTACACAGATGTGTTAGTGCAACTCGCCTCTTCCTTTGTTAAG GAATTGTACGGTTTGGGGGTAAGGAGAATGGGAGTGTTTGGTGCACCTCCTCTGGGATGCTTGCCTTTCATGCGAACAATGTTTGGAGGTTTAGAAAGAAAGTGCAGAGAGGAAATAAACATGGCATCGAAACTGTTCAATTCTAAAATCTCTTCAGAGCTTCACAAGTTACATCAAAACTGGCCTCAAGCGAAGATTGTGTATATCAATATTTACGATCCTTTGCtcaatatcatccaaaatccaatgaAATATg GATTAGAAGTTGTTGACAGGGGATGCTGTGGCACAGGGTCTGTAGAGGCAGGAATTCTGTGTAACCCATTGGATCTGCAAACCTGCACAGATGATTCTAAATATGTGTTTTGGGACAGTTACCATCCCACGCAGAGGACGTATCAGATTCTTGTTGGTGAAATCCTCAACAAATATGTAAACAATTTCTCTTGA
- the LOC106760485 gene encoding uncharacterized protein LOC106760485: protein MEAVVEKFNAFTKSGQDFVDGVFRRRNPIEILKRLQREAFSDIMKLRDRQEKVERVLSFYQSSKEGPFQETFTHVRGHLDYLGSVLVLSDVNQQNIDAVDKCGIRTGVASRFIFETTIGEKCSGAVEFVATNGDRESCDEKPLSLSKISFTANVNDWFSLVAMPIGARGRDVAIGSHSFDQVGEGFTDFSYFGPPLLHLHNGTAMGITVRKSNVIASLTQHVTALQIPHTSSTFGQLLYQFSGGTKLSILGLHHVPLSLKRLGNFDAFTFPIVLSKQNEVSEAATEVSSSTGIRTSGGSIALMAESKIDGFGKLGGWFQMNKLNPQSVQFGVNLSDDSEDSLGWGMSLRRFIENSENEAHFQAESYLRFNMGNKFCLKPGVVLGTDGKSKIAALMLRSNWSL from the exons ATGGAAGCAGTGGTGGAGAAATTCAATGCCTTCACCAAATCCGGCCAAGACTTTGTTGACGGCGTTTTTCGCCGCCGCAATCCG ATTGAAATCCTTAAACGGTTGCAGAGAGAGGCATTTTCTGATATTATGAAACTCAGAGACAGACAAGAGAAGGTTGAGCGAGTCCTCTCTTTCTATCAGTCCAGCAAAGAGGGACCCTTTCAAGAGACCTTCACTCACGTGAGAGGTCACCTGGACTATTTGGGTTCTGTGTTGGTGCTGAGTGATGTTAATCAGCAGAACATAGATGCTGTAGATAAGTGTGGAATCAGAACAGGGGTTGCTTCCAGGTTCATTTTTGAAACTACAATTGGGGAGAAGTGTTCTGGTGCTGTTGAGTTTGTGGCCACTAATGGTGACAGGGAAAGTTGTGATGAAAagcctctttctctctccaagATTAGTTTTACAGCAAATGTGAATGACTGGTTCTCTTTGGTGGCTATGCCTATTGGTGCCCGGGGCAGAGATGTTGCAATTGGTTCCCATTCTTTCGATCAG gttGGAGAAGGGTTTACAGATTTTTCCTATTTTGGACCGCCTCTTCTCCACTTGCACAATGGTACTGCTATGGGCATAACTGTGAGAAAGTCAAATGTTATTGCCTCATTGACTCAACATGTAACTGCTTTGCAAATTCCACATACATCTAGCACCTTTGGGCAACTTCTGTATCAATTTTCTGGAGGAACAAAACTGTCTATTTTGGGACTTCATCACGTGCCTTTATCATTAAAGAGACTTGGAAATTTTGACGCTTTTACCTTTCCAATAGTATTGTCAAAGCAAAATGAAGTTTCTGAGGCAGCAACTGAAGTATCATCATCAACGGGAATACGCACTTCTGGTGGTTCTATTGCCTTGATGGCGGAGTCCAAAATTGATGGTTTTGGAAAACTTGGGGGTTGGTTTCAGATGAACAAATTAAATCCCCAATCTGTACAATTCGGTGTAAACTTATCTGATGATTCAGAAGATTCATTAGGCTGGGGTATGAGTCTCAGAAGATTCATAGAAAATTCAGAAAATGAGGCTCATTTTCAGGCTGAATCCTACCTAAGATTTAACATGGGTAATAAATTTTGCTTGAAGCCAGGCGTTGTATTGGGAACAGATGGGAAATCTAAAATAGCTGCTTTAATGCTTCGATCTAATTGGTCCCTTTGA
- the LOC106761393 gene encoding CO(2)-response secreted protease produces MKGKTFLLHLFCILLLFFGASSSSERHGNNDGANAKQVYIVYMGAADSTNGSVRNDHAQILNSVLRRDGNALVRNYKHGFSGFAARLSKEEADSIAQKPGVVSVFPDPILQLHTTRSWDFLAHQTRVKVDTKPNTISGVSSSSDVIVGILDTGVWPEAESFSGEGLGPIPSRWKGKCVPSHDFNSSRCNRKLIGARSYAVSGVQDSPRDENGHGTHTASTAVGSFVKNASFYGLAAGNAKGGSPESRLAIYKVCYQGGCSGSAIMAAFDDAIADGVDVLSLSLGGNFGGDIKDLLNDSIAIGAFHAVERGILVVCSAGNSGPDSYTVVNDAPWIFTVAASTIDRDFESDLVLGDNKTIKGRAINFSPLSSSPKYPIISGELAKSKKSTLADARVCTSGSLDGKKVKGKIVVCDGSEDDIPPKDKGSRIKKLGGIGLVMVTDVYGSEAPIYADIPVTVIYPRYRKSIYNYITSTSKPVATILSTRTVLGYKPAPTVPDFSSRGPSSLSSNILKPDIAAPGVNIFAAWSKNGIENVPKGRQPSPYNIISGTSMSCPHVSGLAASVKTHNPTWSPSAIKSAIMTSAIQNDNLKSPIRNDSGVLATPYDYGAGEITTSEPLNPGLVYETNTVDYLNFLCYGGLNMSTIKIISRSVPHNFSCPKDSSFDLISNINYPSIAVNLTGKRNVSVIRTATNVGELAETVYSPTVHAPSNVIVTVTPDKLHFTKSSKKLSYKVIFSALKSLENDLFGSITWTNDKHTVRIPFVLTK; encoded by the exons ATGAAAGGGAAGACGTTTTTGTTGCATTTATTCTGCATTCTGTTGCTGTTTTTTGGGGCGTCAAGTTCATCAGAAAGGCATGGTAATAACGATGGTGCCAACGCTAAACAGGTTTATATCGTCTATATGGGAGCTGCGGATTCAACAAATGGTTCTGTTCGGAACGACCATGCTCAGATTCTTAATTCAGTGCTAAGGAG GGATGGGAATGCTCTGGTACGAAACTACAAGCATGGTTTCTCAGGGTTTGCAGCTCGTTTATCAAAAGAGGAGGCAGATTCGATTGCTCAGAAACCTGGTGTTGTGTCTGTTTTTCCTGACCCCATTCTTCAGCTCCACACAACACGTTCCTGGGATTTTCTCGCACACCAAACACGTGTCAAAGTTGACACCAAACCAAACACGATCTCCggtgtttcttcttcctcagaCGTTATCGTTGGCATATTAGACACAG GTGTATGGCCAGAGGCTGAGAGCTTTAGCGGCGAGGGATTGGGTCCGATTCCGTCCCGTTGGAAAGGCAAGTGCGTGCCATCACATGACTTCAATTCCTCCCGCTGCAACAG GAAGCTAATCGGGGCGAGGTCTTATGCTGTTTCTGGTGTCCAAGACTCGCCAAGGGATGAAAACGGCCATGGGACCCACACGGCGTCGACGGCGGTGGGTTCCTTCGTGAAAAACGCGTCGTTCTATGGTCTGGCGGCGGGGAACGCAAAGGGTGGGTCCCCAGAATCTAGGTTGGCGATTTACAAAGTGTGTTATCAAGGGGGATGTAGTGGGTCGGCCATTATGGCGGCGTTTGACGATGCCATTGCCGACGGAGTGGATGTGCTGTCGCTGTCGCTGGGTGGTAACTTCGGGGGGGACATAAAAGACTTGCTCAATGATTCCATCGCCATCGGAGCATTCCACGCCGTGGAACGTGGCATCCTGGTGGTCTGCTCCGCCGGAAATTCGGGACCGGATTCGTACACGGTTGTGAACGACGCGCCTTGGATTTTTACGGTTGCAGCCTCTACCATCGACCGGGATTTCGAATCCGACCTCGTGTTGGGTGATAACAAAACCATCAAG GGTAGAGCTATAAATTTCTCTCCACTCTCAAGTTCTCCCAAGTATCCAATCATATCTGGTGAGCTTGCCAAATCAAAAAAGAGCACCTTAGCTGACGCCAG AGTATGCACGTCAGGTTCATTAGatggaaaaaaagtaaaagggaAAATAGTGGTTTGTGATGGTTCGGAAGACGATATCCCACCAAAGGACAAAGGTTCgagaattaaaaaattgggAGGAATAGGTCTGGTTATGGTTACCGATGTATATGGGTCAGAAGCACCTATTTATGCTGACATCCCAGTAACGGTGATATATCCAAGATATCGCAAATCAATCTACAACTATATCACATCAACCAG CAAACCAGTGGCAACAATTCTAAGCACAAGAACAGTTCTTGGTTATAAACCTGCTCCTACGGTGCCAGATTTTTCATCAAGAGGACCTTCCAGCCTTTCAAGCAATATTCTCAAG CCTGATATTGCAGCACCAGGAGTAAATATTTTCGCTGCATGGAGTAAAAATGGCATAGAGAATGTTCCGAAAGGAAGACAGCCCTCACCTTACAACATAATCTCAGGGACTTCCATGTCCTGTCCACATGTTTCAGGGCTTGCAGCCTCTGTTAAAACACACAACCCCACTTGGAGTCCCTCTGCAATCAAATCTGCCATAATGACTTCAG CAATTCAAAACGACAACCTCAAGAGTCCCATAAGAAATGATTCGGGAGTGTTAGCCACACCTTATGACTATGGGGCAGGGGAAATAACAACATCTGAACCATTAAATCCAGGGCTGGTTTACGAAACCAACACCGTGGACTACTTGAACTTTTTGTGTTACGGTGGATTAAACATGAGCACGATTAAGATCATCTCCAGATCTGTTCCTCACAATTTCAGTTGTCCTAAGGATTCGAGTTTTGATCTCATCTCCAACATCAACTACCCTTCCATTGCAGTAAATCTCACTGGAAAACGAAATGTGAGCGTCATTAGAACTGCCACAAATGTTGGTGAACTAGCTGAAACAGTGTACTCTCCCACTGTGCATGCTCCAAGTAATGTTATTGTCACTGTAACTCCAGATAAACTCCACTTTACAAAGAGTAGTAAAAAACTAAGCTACAAAGTTATTTTCTCAGCTTTGAAATCCTTAGAGAACGACTTGTTTGGATCCATTACTTGGACCAACGACAAACATACAGTTCGAATTCCTTTTGTATTAACAAAATAG